One Podarcis muralis chromosome 1, rPodMur119.hap1.1, whole genome shotgun sequence genomic window carries:
- the LOC114599869 gene encoding uncharacterized protein LOC114599869 has protein sequence MKKDIDALIAEERAEIIAKYEKGRQEGAQIDPWEDADFTLYKVTDRFGFLHEHELPTRSALEEKQKLQEIERVDKWLKMLRKWGKYRNSEKMFRRVYKGIPLQVRGQVWSLLLDIENIKMENEGKYEKMKEQAKSFSSEIKQIDLDVNRTFRNHIMFRDRYGVKQQALFHVLSAYSVYNTEVSYCQGMSQIAAILLMYLNEEDAFWALAQLLTNQRHAMHGFFIPGFPKLQRFQAHHEAILSKLFPKLKKHMDKEQMSTGIYTTKWFLQCFIDRTPFTLTLRLWDIYILEGERVLTAMAYTILKLHKKRLLKMTLEDLREFLQEKIAGSLHFEDDIVIEQLQASMAELRKMKFDLPPPAKSEEFPKKPLGLELSLNPVSVKPNVAANGQKKAAGDLNHDKDVVMQPSPDKSPTYLNETIVNSNKAMHEIVSVPQPNGPPIQAEPAGVHQNPFQNHHQPSQKFEMEGKQVEENANEIPLEDGPIMLDDIEVIGESQDVVMVCKVAESLESSGVERYSLQENNPCLFIDDIDHAAPQRLQGETDGLPMDNSLWEESHLQSQTLEADLSITPNSTETVSESEIFCQVPLLPSLEEKRTSELASSVCNDAALQDGSITCSSEDLLSEDVVLLPDHLYQPPSPDLSSMEEHSQSTTCDLSESTAAPCPTKALAALLLPFQDGQRRPSNASQYDNLSEGDNGEEKSPVQVPGSKKLAVLIPQTELCSPVLKCTVPKSASVGELENLQRQNWETVDLMQQPNEYGQPISFAVLHPHKNHPGGGSVPILSELDSEMPLLSEGFQARPTSSPVLQEQHSPFRIVKTTTPLHLAHAIEQDFSSKKQVALPLPEASCHDAGDAETLPPVAMETLGGDARDCDQKSRKTLSGSPALQRPKPKIPPKVFKTHSDNNFYPGCPPMVQMSKSVTF, from the exons ATGAAGAAAGATATAGATGCCTTAATAGCAGAGGAAAGGGCAGAAATCATTGCTAAGTATGAGAAG GGAAGGCAGGAAGGAGCTCAGATTGATCCATGGGAAGATGCTGACTTCACTCTCTACAAAGTCACTGACAGATTTGGGTTTTTGCA TGAGCATGAGCTACCAACCCGCAGTGCTCTGGAGGAGAAG CAAAAACTTCAGGAGATTGAACGAGTGGACAAATGGCTGAAGAtgttaagaaaatgggggaaatacAGAAACAGTGAAAAG ATGTTCCGCAGAGTTTATAAAGGGATTCCCCTCCAGGTGCGAGGCCAAGTCTGGTCACTCCTGCTGGATATTGAAAACATTAAGATGGAGAATGAAGGAAAGTATGAG AAAATGAAAGAACAAGCCAAGAGTTTCTCATCAGAAATCAAGCAGATAGACCTTGATGTCAATCGCACCTTTCGAAACCACATCATGTTCCGGGATCGCTATGGAGTAAA GCAACAAGCCTTGTTTCATGTCCTGTCAGCCTACTCAGTTTACAACACG GAAGTGAGCTACTGCCAAGGAATGAGTCAGATTGCAGCTATCCTGCTGATGTACTTAAACGAAGAGGATGCCTTTTGGGCACTGGCACAGCTACTTACCAATCAGAGGCACGCAATGCATG GATTTTTCATTCCTGGATTCCCAAAGCTACAGAGATTCCAAGCCCATCATGAGGCAATCTTAAGCAAACTCTTTCCAAAGCTGAAGAAGCACATG GACAAGGAGCAGATGTCTACAGGGATTTATACAACGAAGTGGTTCCTTCAGTGCTTCATTGACCGG ACCCCATTTACTTTAACTCTGCGGCTATGGGATATCTACATTCTGGAAGGAGAGAGGGTTCTGACAGCCATGGCCTACACTATCCTCAAGTTGCATAAAA AGCGCTTGTTGAAAATGACCCTAGAGGATCTAAGGGAATTCCTGCAAGAAAAAATTGCTGGCTCTTTGCATTTTGAAGATGATATTGTAATTGAACAATTGCAAGCGTCCATGGCTGAACTGCGCAAAATGAAATTTGACCTGCCACCCCCGG CAAAATCTGAAGAATTCCCCAAGAAACCTCTGGGGCTGGAGCTCTCTCTCAATCCAGTGTCAGTGAAGCCTAATGTTGCAGCTAACGGCCAGAAAAAGGCGGCCGGGGACCTCAACCATGACAAAGATGTTGTAATGCAACCTTCTCCAGATAAAAGTCCTACTTACTTGAACGAAACAATAGTTAATTCAAATAAGGCAATGCATGAGATAGTCTCTGTTCCACAACCCAATGGACCACCCATCCAAGCTGAACCAGCTGGTGTACACCAAAATCCATTCCAGAATCATCATCAGCCAAGCCAAAAGTTTGAAATGGAAGGGAAACAAGTAGAAGAAAATGCCAATGAAATCCCATTGGAGGATGGTCCTATAATGCTGGATGATATTGAGGTCATTGGAGAAAGTCAGGATGTGGTGATGGTCTGTAAGGTGGCTGAATCATTGGAGAGCAGTGGCGTAGAGAGGTATAGTTTACAGGAAAATAACCCCTGTCTTTTTATAGATGATATAGACCATGCTGCTCCCCAGCGGCTTCAAGGTGAGACAGATGGATTGCCAATGGACAACTCTCTCTGGGAGGAGTCTCACTTGCAGAGCCAGACCTTAGAAGCAGACCTGTCTATCACCCCCAATAGTACAGAGACAGTATCGGAGTCAGAGATATTCTGCCAAGTGCCATTGCTTCCATCTCTTGAAGAGAAAAGAACCTCAGAGTTGGCATCATCTGTGTGCAATGATGCAGCTCTTCAAGATGGGAGCATCACCTGCTCCTCTGAGGATTTATTATCTGAAGATGTTGTGCTGCTTCCAGATCACCTGTACCAGCCTCCAAGTCCAGACTTGTCTTCTATGGAAGAACATAGCCAGTCCACAACATGTGACTTGTCAGAAAGCACAGCTGCTCCATGTCCGACCAAAGCACTTGCTGCTCTTCTTCTCCCATTTCAGGATGGACAACGGCGACCTTCTAATGCATCTCAGTATGATAACCTGTCTGAAGGCGACAatggagaagagaagtctcctGTACAGGTGCCCGGTTCTAAGAAACTGGCAGTTTTAATACCACAGACTGAGCTTTGTTCTCCTGTGTTAAAGTGTACAGTGCCCAAGTCTGCATCAGTTGGGGAGCTAGAAAATCTGCAGAGGCAAAATTGGGAAACGGTAGATTTGATGCAACAGCCCAATGAATACGGCCAGCCCATTTCATTTGCGGTACTGCATCCTCACAAGAACCACCCTGGTGGGGGCAGTGTGCCAATCTTATCTGAGCTGGACTCCGAGATGCCGTTGCTGTCAGAAGGCTTCCAAGCCCGGCCCACTTCATCCCCGGTGTTGCAGGAGCAGCACAGCCCCTTCAGAATAGTAAAGACTACCACCCCGCTTCACTTGGCTCATGCTATTGAGCAAGACTTCTCAAGCAAAAAGCAAGTGGCTCTGCCCTTGCCAGAAGCCAGCTGCCATGATGCAGGTGATGCTGAgacacttcctcctgtagctaTGGAAACTCTGGGTGGGGATGCCAGGGACTGTGACCAGAAGTCACGGAAGACTTTGAGTGGTTCACCTGCCCTTCAAAGGCCAAAGCCAAAAATCCCACCCAAGGTTTTCAAAACTCATTCAGATAACAATTTCTACCCCGGCTGCCCTCCCATGGTGCAAATGTCTAAGTCAGTCACATTCTAG